The DNA window TCGCAATTCATCGATCGCCTCGGTCGGTTCCATCGCCAGCGCGAGTGCGATGAGCGGGGTCACGCTCGGCTCGAATACGCTCGCCGTCGGCGGAAACAACGCCAGCACGACCTTTGCGGGGGAGATCTCGGGCAGCGGATCGCTGGCGAAAGTCGGAAGCGGGACGCTGACACTTGCGGGCACGAACACCTATACCGGCGGCACAATGCTTTCCGGCGGCGCCCTGTCGATCTCCTCGGCCGCCAATCTCGGCGACACGAGCGGCATCGTGTTTTCGGGCGGCGCGTTGTCGACCACAGCAACCTTCACCAGCGACCGAAACATGATGTTTCAGGCCAACGGAATTTTCGATACGGCCGCCGGCACCACATTCACCGCAAGCGGGGTGCTTTCGGATATCGGAGGCCTGATCAAAAACGGCGCCGGCACCCTGACACTGACGGGAAACGCCGACTATTCCGGGGCCACCCGGATCATGGAAGGGACGCTTACCCTCGGCTCGAACGAAGCCGGGTCCGGTTCCTCCTCCTATATGGTCAACCGGGACGCCACGCTGGCCTTCGCCGACGCCATCGCGATCGAGCTCGGATCGCTTGCGGATGGGCCCGATGGCGGCGGCGAGGTGCTGCTCGGTGACCAGACCTCGCTGCAAATCGGCCTCGACGACAGAGACACCAGCTTTTCCGGCATCATTTCCGGACCCGGCGGGCTTTGGAAACAAGGCGACGGCTGGCTGACCCTCACCGGAACCGGCAGCGCGATCGGGGGGAACCTCAATGTCGGCGCATCCTCCACGGGTGGTCTGGAGATTGCCGGCGGCACATTCGAGGCCGGCGACTCCGTGCAAATCATCGGCGGCAATCTGATCGTTTCAGGGGGTGCCAAGCTCAACGTCCCGGTCTCCTCCACAATCGGCTTCGTGTTGAACGACGGCACGGTACAGGTGCGCGGCGACGGATCCAAAATCACCGACGGTCACGGGACAGAGGTATTTTCGAGCATCGCAGCAGCCGAACTGATGATAACGGACGGCGGGGTTTTCGAAACCCTGGGCGATGCGACTGTACGGGCGAACGCCGGGTCGACCTCGACAGCGATCATCGCCGGCGACGGATCTCAATGGCAGATCGCGGACGAGCTGACGCTGGGTGGCCCGCTCGGACCATTGGATACGTCCGGGACGGTCACCGTCGCAGACGGGGGCACGCTGGCGGCATCGCTGATCGACATCTCCGCCGGTTCTTTTCTCAACATCGGCACGGGCGGAAGGGCCGGCGCCATCGAGGCTGGCGCGATCAATCTGGCGGGCGACCTCGTCGCTGACTTCACCGACGAAGCATTGCTGGATTCCGACATCACCGGCACCGGTGCGCTGATCAAGCGGGGAACCGGCAGGCTGGTCCTCACCAGCGACGCCTCCGGTTTTTCGGGTGGCACCACCGTTTCGGGCGGTACGCTCGCGGTCAATGGCAGCCTCGGTGGAACCGTGGATGTGCTCGCCGGCGGCCGCCTGCAAGGGATAGGCACGGTGGCCGGCCTCACGACGAATCGCGGCGTGATCGCACCCGGCAACTCGATCGGCAGGCTCACAATCGATGGCGACTATGTCGGCGACGGCGGTACGATCGAGATCGAATCGGTGCTTGGTGGCGACTCCTCGCAGACCGACCTGCTGGTGATCTCCGGCGCCACGTCGGGTTCCACGAATGTCCACCTGATCAACCTGGGGGGCACCGGTGCGCCGACTGTGGAAGGCATCAAGATCATCGATGTCGGAGGTGTCTCAGATGGCGCCTTCGCCCTGCAGGGCACCTATCTGTTCCAAGGCGAGCAGGCCGTGGTTGCCGGCGCCTATGCCTACCGGCTCTACAAGAACGGGGTGAGCGATCCCACGGATGGTGACTGGTATCTCCGCTCCGCGCTCATTTCCGATCCTGATCCGGGTCCTGATCCCGATGAACCGACCGAGCCGCTCTATCAGGCCGGCGTACCGATCTACGAGGCCTATGCGGGCAGCCTCCAGGTGTTCAACGAGCTGGGCACGATCCAGCAGCGCTTCGGCAACAGATCCTGGTCCGTGCTTGCACAGGGCGCCGACACGCCTTCCAAGGAGATCTGGGTGGCTCCAGGCATCGGCCTCTGGGCGGAAATCCAGGGCCTGAGTGGGAGCTTCGAACCGGAAACCGCGACCAGCGGAGCTGACTACGACGCCTCCGTATGGAAGTTGAAGGCCGGCGTCGACATGCCGCTTGTGACCGCGCCGAGCGGCAGCCTCATCGGTGGCCTCAGCCTCCACTACGGCACCCTCTCGGCCGACGTGGTATCCGCTTATGGCGACGGCTCGATCGAAGCCTCCGGCATCGGTGCCGGCGGCACGCTCACCTGGTATGGCAGCAACGGCTTCTATGTGGATGGGCAGGCCGAGGTGACCTGGTACGACGGCGACCTTCATTCAAGCACGGCCGGGATGAACCTGGTCAAAGGAAATGACGGGTTCGGCTATGCGCTCAGCATCGAGGCAGGCAAGCAGATTGCGCTGACGCCGTTCTGGTCGACAACGCCGCAGGCGCAGCTTTCCTACTCCTCCGTCGAGTTCGACGACTTCGTCGACCCGTTCGGCTCGGCGGTGTCGCTCGACCGGAGCGAGAGCCTTGTCGGACGTCTCGGCATCACTCTCGATCGGCAGACGGAGTGGCAGGACGCGGAGGGCAAGACGAGCCGCACACATCTCTACGGCATCGCAAACATCTACTACGATTTCGACGGCGAATCGTCCGTAGACGTCGCGGAGGTCGGCCTGAAAAGCGAAAACCAAGCCCTCTGGGGCGGCCTGGGCCTGGGTGGATCAGTGAATTTCGCCTACGACAAGTACTCTGTCTATGGCGAAGCGCTGGCGAAGACGAGCCTGGAAGATTTCGGCGACAGCCACTCGATCAAGGGCACGCTCGGCTTTCGCGTCAGGTGGTAGGTGGGCTCCGGAAACCGAGGGTGAAAGAAAACCCCGCCGGCCGGAGCTGATGCCAGGCGCGTGATGGATCGCCCCTCCGGGGTTCACCACGCGGTCCGGAGCCCGTCTAGAGATGCTGGCCGACGACGGCGGCGGCAGCCTTGCGCCCTTCTCCATTCGCCTCCATGGCGAAGCCGAGATGCGTCGCCTCGCGGGAAAGCAGGGCCTGCCTGTGTTGCGGATCGGAGAGCCACTGGTCCGTGAAGTGACGCACGTCTGCGGCAACGGGCGCGGTCCCGCAGCCTCCGCAGGCGGCAGCAAGGACGTTGAGGCTGCGCCACTCGGCGCGCTCGCCCGGCAGGAGTTCGAAAAGTTCGGCCGAGCGGTCGATCAGCCGG is part of the Chelativorans sp. AA-79 genome and encodes:
- a CDS encoding autotransporter outer membrane beta-barrel domain-containing protein, which produces MLGSTALAALLAAAPALAQDATWSGAAIPDDNYSTGGNWAGGTPSLGTGTATFGTSQQNTVTLDGDLGLGTFRIQDGQAYVFNKTGAGHVTLTGGMDIQAGSSATFNVSSERLHFLQGSAQTATINVLAGGMVEFQNLSNAGSATINNAGALNFWGSSQGGTAVITTSAGGVVSLNNFSSAFSAAFTFTDDGRLDISDRNSSIASVGSIASASAMSGVTLGSNTLAVGGNNASTTFAGEISGSGSLAKVGSGTLTLAGTNTYTGGTMLSGGALSISSAANLGDTSGIVFSGGALSTTATFTSDRNMMFQANGIFDTAAGTTFTASGVLSDIGGLIKNGAGTLTLTGNADYSGATRIMEGTLTLGSNEAGSGSSSYMVNRDATLAFADAIAIELGSLADGPDGGGEVLLGDQTSLQIGLDDRDTSFSGIISGPGGLWKQGDGWLTLTGTGSAIGGNLNVGASSTGGLEIAGGTFEAGDSVQIIGGNLIVSGGAKLNVPVSSTIGFVLNDGTVQVRGDGSKITDGHGTEVFSSIAAAELMITDGGVFETLGDATVRANAGSTSTAIIAGDGSQWQIADELTLGGPLGPLDTSGTVTVADGGTLAASLIDISAGSFLNIGTGGRAGAIEAGAINLAGDLVADFTDEALLDSDITGTGALIKRGTGRLVLTSDASGFSGGTTVSGGTLAVNGSLGGTVDVLAGGRLQGIGTVAGLTTNRGVIAPGNSIGRLTIDGDYVGDGGTIEIESVLGGDSSQTDLLVISGATSGSTNVHLINLGGTGAPTVEGIKIIDVGGVSDGAFALQGTYLFQGEQAVVAGAYAYRLYKNGVSDPTDGDWYLRSALISDPDPGPDPDEPTEPLYQAGVPIYEAYAGSLQVFNELGTIQQRFGNRSWSVLAQGADTPSKEIWVAPGIGLWAEIQGLSGSFEPETATSGADYDASVWKLKAGVDMPLVTAPSGSLIGGLSLHYGTLSADVVSAYGDGSIEASGIGAGGTLTWYGSNGFYVDGQAEVTWYDGDLHSSTAGMNLVKGNDGFGYALSIEAGKQIALTPFWSTTPQAQLSYSSVEFDDFVDPFGSAVSLDRSESLVGRLGITLDRQTEWQDAEGKTSRTHLYGIANIYYDFDGESSVDVAEVGLKSENQALWGGLGLGGSVNFAYDKYSVYGEALAKTSLEDFGDSHSIKGTLGFRVRW